In the Perca flavescens isolate YP-PL-M2 chromosome 10, PFLA_1.0, whole genome shotgun sequence genome, TTATTCAACGGTTTGTTTCAGAGCAAGACCAGTGGTCACTGTCAGCAGCTCTCTGAAGGTAACACCAACTGATATAGACATCACAAATGAACAATGTGATAAACGCACATGGTaagataaacaaaaacacaaatgtcagtGTGATCCAACTGCAACCTTTTTGGCTTTTAATCCAATGTTTCTTTGCACAAATGTCTGTAAAGTAACTTTGCAGCTCTGGCATGCTTCACCTACATAGCGCATCCAGCATCGTTCAACCCTAAACTGAGTAAGTCTCCTTTTCAGTTCAGTATTCTTCACACTAAATATAATGGTTTGGGGCTTTTGATTTCTTTGTAACACATTTTGAAATAGACTTATGGATCTACCATAGAGTTAAAGATTACAAGTGTACAAGTTAGATTCTTGGTCGACAAGGTAGCACCAGACTagatcattgattaaaaaagaTAATGATGTCAAACTtaaggaaacaacgttttttttgtttttttaaatagacaTACTCAAATTTAGACAACACATAACACCtcaaatattgtaaacaaatagTTATTATTTGCACTAATAGTATTTGTGGAAGAAAAAGTTCTCTCAGGTCCAATTCAGTGGCTGGTTCAGATGAGTTTTATTCACTGCGCAGTGGAGAAGGAAGCTCTCAAGAAGCTGTaggattctctctgaccagaaTGAGTTTTCTGGTCAAGGTTTTAAGTTACAGAAAGCAACAGAATATCAAAAGGTATTCACTCACAAAACTGAGTAGATTTACATAGATTTTACATTCtattcattttacattttacattcttCCTTTTTATATTGCACATTTCAAATATCTTCATCTTTAGTTTTCTGTACCGTTTGATTTTGCCTTACATTTGCACTATTtagaatgtattactgtattgtatatgttacttatctttctttatcttattttttttacatattactttttttaatctttatttgtatatatttcttatacTTGTTGTACTTGTCCTTGTTGCACCGTGGGTCGGAGAGAAGCatattttcaattgctctgtatgtctggcacatattgcagaatttACTTTTGAAGTTGACTTGATAGCAATAGTGGGTTCATCAGCATAAGAACCATTTGATGTACTAACGTTTCCTTCACAGTGATTGACTTCACTTTTGAGGCTGATGCTGAGAGGAGAAAAGTGAGGCTTCCTCCTAGAGTGGTTTTTCAGGGTTCTTCTCAAGGAAGGCTAGAGCTGCCTGGACAGAAGAGACAAATCTGTACTGGCGCCCAATTCCAACTTCTGGTACTGTTTTATTGTGCAGTGTCCTCTTATTGAGACCTATCAAACACCAGAATGTACACATAACACCTTAATAAAACACTTTTGTTTCAGCGTGATATCAAGGACAGGCTGCACAGTATTCCTGTCTCCGTCACTATGTCTCTGTGGAACTCCAGTCAAACAACCAGAACGAGTGCAGATCTGCCCGTCCTTACTCCTGTCCTCAACCTCTTCCAGCAAAAGAGCACCAAATCAACGGTACGAGTGTATGCCTATATCTGTTCATATACCTGTTTGTCTTTAGAAATGTATGAGAGAAATTTGTTTGAGAGATATGATAAGAGGATAATGGAAGACAAGCTAagattttaaaagtttaaaaatgtacaGAAACAATTTCTGCTCTGTTGTTTTTCACAGATTATCTTAATAAACAAGGGCTGTGGCAGGGACAACGTTTGCCAAAGTAACCTAGAGTTGCAGTACAAGTTCTGCTCGAGAAAAACGCAAAATAATCAAGATGTTTTCGAATCACTCGCCAGGTACACAACTAagaggacaacacacacacaaagtagtaTAATCAAACTAACACTCTCAAAGAAAACGGCTGACGTTTTTTTCATGTCTGTAGAGAGGATGGTGTTGCAGTCATCACTCCTTCTGATGAAGGTATAGCTTTAGAGATCAgtgtgactaacagaaatgggGATGACGCACACCAGAGTCGTTCAGTCATCAGCCTCCCAGATACTCTTCATTACTCTTCTATTGTCTACAGCAAAGCATCGGTAAGAATTCTGTAGtcaaagaacatttaaaaaaaaaaaaatgtattggtaGCAAATGTGAAATATCAGGCAATGTGTAGCAAGCATTTaaatgcactgtgtgtgtgtgtgtgtgtgtgtgtgtgtgtgtgtgtgtgtgtgtgtgtgtgtgtgtgtgtgtgtgtgtgtgtgtgtgtgtgtgtgtgtgtgtgtgtgtgtgtgtgtgtgtgtgtgtgtgtgtgtgtgtgtgtgtgactttaatGTTGCAACCGGTGAAGGTGGGGCTaattttagatttattttatattctgctgggtagcttgtgaattGACCCTGGGGATAAAAGTCTTGTCTTAacctataataatacattataatGTATTTAATCATTATATTTTGGATTATTAACCTCAATCCGCAAAACGTTATTAAATTTAGTGAaggaaaaagtacaatatttgcctctgaaatctagaaaattaaaatgcagtagttgagtaaatgcacttagtATTTTTCACACTGGGATTACCTAAACACTTTCTGTGTTTATTCCAATTCAGACAAATGTCCTTGTTTTCATGCATTTGTTTAGGAAACACAAGTGAGTTGTACAGCCAATGATAAAGGTACACTTATAAACTGTGAACTGGGGAATCCACTCCAAAGAGATGCTGAAGTGAGTAGCACTAGTGCTTAGTTTCCTCCACGTGTTTGCATCAGCatctgcatgtactgtatgatgGCCATTTTGTTCCCTTCAGGTTACTTTTTATGTCATACTCTTAACATCCGGCATCTCACTGAGTACAAAAGACGTCAACGTCACCCTGCAACTTGAAACGTAAGTGGCTTAATCAGTTATCGATCAGTGGGCTGTAGATATATGAATAAACCTTATTCTGTTATTCCTGTGATGCAGGACAAGTACACAGACCATACAACCGGTTGAGGCTTTAGCAAAAGTGGTTTTTGAGCTGGAGCTGCAAGTATATGGGTAGGTACTAGATTGTTTTATATTGCCTTGTACATTGTGTTATTttagttattgtttttaattatatatCTTTGTCATGTCATTATAAATTACCCCCAGTGTTTGAATTTATGCTTTTTGTAAGTGGagaatgtcattttttttgtttttttgttgcaagaAAATATACAAAGTGATTTTTAAAAAACTATTTGCAAAATCTTCAAGCTTgaaaattgttttaaatgttttggaatGATCAAAGAATAATAATGTCAtggtctgtctttgtttgttaGACTAGCCAGGCCCTCTCAGGTGTCACTTGGCGAAAACTTGAGGGGTGAGAGCGCCATAAAATCAGTGAATGAAATTGGTACTCCGGTTCAATATGAATTTAGGGTGAGCCATCGCATGTTGCTATTTAattgctccacacacacacacacacacacacacacacacacacacacacacacacacacacacacacacacacacacacacacacacacacagacacaggtcaAAGGAAACTGTTCTAATATCTTATTTTTCAACCAGATAACAAATTTGGGCAGACCACTGAAATCTTTCGCCAATGCATCACTAAACATCAACTGGCCAAAGGAGAACTCTGTAGGAAAATGGCTTCTGTACTTGACTCAGATCAGTAGTAAAGGTGTACAGTCGGTCCACTGCTCACCTGTGAACGAGGTCAATCCACTTAAACATGCTAAGGTAATAAATGCCCCaaactgttttgttttattgttcaaaATTTAAGCGATGCCTTTAAACACCTCTAACCTGGTAATGTTTGGTTTTAAGGGTTGGCGTGAGCCCTCGAGGAAAAGACGCGAAGCTGAACACAAGGCTCTCTCTACTGATGGATTCCCATTTCTTCCAAAGAGAAGGAAATACCAAACCTTTGTAATGAATCATTATTATGGAGCTCAAAGGTTTaattgaagaaagaaaaaggctGTAGCAAAattttaaatgcttttactGGTCTGAACCTTTCTTTGCTGCACTTTTGTATTCATTGGGCATGTCAAGAAAGATACTAATCTGTGAATCTATTAGATGTCAAATGTCAGTCTCAGGCCTGCTGTGCTCCCTTTCAGACCTGTTCAGATGGACTGAAGTGTGTTCAGATACGCTGCCCTCTGCTGGGATTGGACAGTACTGCAGTAATGGTTCTTAATGCGCACCTCTGGAACACCACTTTTACAGAGGTGACTTATTTCTGTAAAATCACCTTCCTCTATTGTTTGATGAAAATTACTCAGTGTTGTTGCTTCAAGATCTTGATTCCAAGAATGATTCAAACTGACCATTAACTTTGTGGCTCTTTGTTGCCAGCCTGTCCAACATTACTCACTTTGCCTCTCATATAGGATTACAGCTCTTTGAACTACCTagacattgttgtggatgctacTCTCAGTTTAACAAACTTTCCAGAGAATATTGGACTTAAACCGGAAAAGCCTGGGACAAAGGTGAAACCATAAGTGTTTTGGATTTTCTATAATTAAATGACTTACATATGTTGTGTTAGAGGACAAATCTACCCTTTGGGCTTAGATAATCGTTACAATTCCCAGCTTAATTTTGCAATAAATACCATCACACTGATGAAACTAACATGACAAACTTACGTCTACTGTATATATCCGCAGGTAAAACTGACAGTGTTCCTCGAGAGGAAGGCTGAATATTTCACCAAAGTTGCCTGGTGGATAATCTTCCTGACGGTCATTGCATTGCTCCTGTTGTTGGCAGTTCTCGGCTTCTTGTTGTGGAAGGTAACATAGAAATCTATGATAGCgttttggttgttgttttttagaaCTGTGGTGAACTAATGTCGCTGTGGAAGAATGATTGCTAAGACTGGCATTCCATGTGTCAAAGTACTgagattcatttttttatttaattgattcCAATTTAAATGACCTGATTGTTCCAGTTTTACAGTCTACCATCATGATATTACAAAGCATTTAATAAAAGGGTCCAACAAATGCATCAGTCTGGAATTTTGAAGTACTTTTTCTAAAAGTAGTTCAATTTAATGATCCCAATGCTCTAATATTTACAATCTGCTCCTTCAAAGTTTGAGGTAATACACAGTATAGTTGATATTCTTCATGAATAATCTACATACAGAATTTTGTGAAATACATTGATTGCTTCATAATGTGAAAAGCATTCATGTGAAGTATAGATAAAGGTAGTATtgagacatttttgtcactgaaGCATTATAAATTAATTCACTTAACTTTTTTACCAGTTTTTTTATGTACTGCCTCAGTAAATCTGAATAGGCTGTAAATCTGAATTCTAGGTTATGTATTGACTGATTGATTATATATTCTCTGTCCTTGTCAGCGTGGATGCATCAACTGCCTCGCTCAGAACAAGAAGCCCTCCCATGATGGAGATCCAAACACAGAGACTGCTCCTCTTAAAGGCTAAAATGAAACCAGAGACCCTAGCGGTACGAGACACGTGCCGTGAACACAAGATGTTAACCGTATGATTCTGGCTCAAATATACTAGTGCAGAATTACATGATTTGTTGGGACATCTTTGAGGCAGagccttttttgtatttttggtgCATGTTTTTGCTAtgttataaaaaattaaaaaaacacaatattttgatattttttttaatgatgcagAAAATATCACTTGTTTAATACCAAAAAACTGTTACAACATGAAAAAAGTTGTGCTATACTTTGACCATGACGGAATGTGCGAGTGGTGGGGATGGATGAGGGGGTCGTACTACAGAACAATTTACCTGAAATAGAATTGAAATATTGCAGCCACCACATCCTAATCTGACTGCTGATCATTAAAAAGCACATATGATTACAATGTTGTCTTTGAAatactgtgttttcatttgtAGTTGCGCAACACAATACTGTTTGTGGTGAAGTCTTATACAAGGACCCTACTGACACTGAAgggttttattccaaaactttGACAGAAACTCAAATAAAAACTTAATTAAATTGCTAGCAACATTTTAGAATAAAACCCCTCTATATTTTGTACAGGTGCAATAGCCCATTTGACTACAAGTGTACTTCTGTTTCAACCAAGTGAATTTCACGATTCCTTATTCAGCAAGGTGTCCTTTCACAGCATCTATACATTCTTTTAATATTTTCCATCGGCTCTCTTTTTGGGACCCTATCACTTGGCTTTCATCGTCTTTAACCAAATAGTTCATaatgtttatttgctttcttgccaagagttgaAACTGGAGCTAGCagttggttagcttagcataagggTCTCCGCTGGTTACTTGGTAATTGCTCcaagccaagaaatagtccatcACGTAAAAccataatttgttgtttttacacttttttttttttttaacagattaaaCGAACACTACACAATGTTTTaattagtaaggtgctgattggcagattttgttacctttggataGAGCCAGGTTAGCCgtgtccagtctttatgctaagctaactggctgcagCTTGACATTTTCAATACAAACATGGCAACACTCTTAtccaactctcagcaagaaagtgaagtaaaaaaaaaaaaaagtaaaactagTTTATTCTCCTCTCTGTCCATGGATGACCAATCCGCAcaagttttgtttttccttcttgAAAATTCTTTGATTTTTATCTTCGCTCAAACACATTCAGCATATGAAAAGTAAGAGCCATCGTCTCTTAGTTCTTGTCTTTCCGTTAACATTCAATCCAATTTTACGCCACATCATGACCTCGCTTACTGTTTTCAtcatcttttgttgcttttaggAAAGATAAGTAGAAAAgcatgttattaaaaaaaacatcccaaaaTCTTCTCAACATGACCTCAGAACCTTGAACAAGAACAtacaacaaacaataaaaccatCATACAGACAAACAACACACTGCTCCTTAATCTCTggttaagatttaaaaaaaaagaaaaactaaagctGGTCTTGTGGCCCATTATTGTATgcgtttttttgtgatttgttcaataacaatatttttaatatttaaatgattGGTTTACGATAAGGATCAATAAATACACTTgatctttcctttttttatcttttaaagaTATAAACACTCGACCCTTCAAAAATCATAAGAACAATGAAATATAttacaaataaattaataacCAATATATTACATGAATCAACTCCTTGTCACAAGTTACCCCAAATTAATTTGAGCTTTTGGTTACATTCAAAATAAGCCCCTTGTTTGGTTTCAAGAGTCACATTATTAACTCTTTCTCCAAGCCAAAATATGGAGGTTTAATTAAGCCACTAAATTAATCTTACTACGTCCACAAACAATTAACCACAACCGCATTGAAATCAAGATCAATTAAATTAATGAACTTAATTCATGGAAAGGCAGCAAACAAACTCACTCCGATCAAATCAGCTGCTCACTGAAACTCCACGGTTATTAACCGACACGACTAACCTCCATCTCGCCAAACACGTGACACCATGAGCTTCTTCACCCAGACACTCTGCCAATTCATCTGCTGTTGTACTTTTAGTTTCTCTGTCAGACTCCTATGTTCCAATACTGCACACTATTCAGCATCAAGACTCCAATAGGTTGAACGAATGGCACTACAAAAATGGCAGTACttattaaaaggtgctctaagcgatgtcacacgtttattaggctacaacattttttgtcacatacaacaAACATCTCACTATGCGCGAGCttcctgtcccctgaacacactgtaaaagaaaacgcggtctctgtagacagcccaggctccacaaacgccaacaaagacaaactgcgccaacctgcaccaccaaacataacagt is a window encoding:
- the LOC114563374 gene encoding integrin alpha-6 — its product is AFNLDTQSVLQRNGDPGSLFGFSVAFHQQLNPARKNLLLVGAPRSKRHNQVNVTGVVYQCDLTTASDHCRPIEFNNEEFLDSKSINNQWMGVRVTSQGPGKNVMTCAHRYQQWSPSPSLYVSHLVTGQCYLLGDDLQVGKEERTWRRVVCDSEHLTRRQKDHEWFAYCQQGHGASFAKDNTSLIFGAPGAYQWKGIVRMERLDNQGIIGADARETGDIDKFNSSLIPLQRTSYLGFSTDSGMALIRPGELTIVSGAPRGGYSGQVTFLKADPVAQRSLSVELVLSGPGLASSFGYDVAVVDLNGDGWEDLAVGAPEFFVKDGLVGGAVYIYINSKGKNWEKIVPTQVLGHKDSMFGLAVENIGDINQDSYGDIAVGAPYDGSGRVYLYYGSSDGINKKPAQVLSSGSNKVTLFGYSLSGNLDVDNNQYPDLAVGSLSDSVFVYRARPVVTVSSSLKVTPTDIDITNEQCDKRTCNFAALACFTYIAHPASFNPKLMIDFTFEADAERRKVRLPPRVVFQGSSQGRLELPGQKRQICTGAQFQLLRDIKDRLHSIPVSVTMSLWNSSQTTRTSADLPVLTPVLNLFQQKSTKSTIILINKGCGRDNVCQSNLELQYKFCSRKTQNNQDVFESLAREDGVAVITPSDEGIALEISVTNRNGDDAHQSRSVISLPDTLHYSSIVYSKASETQVSCTANDKGTLINCELGNPLQRDAEVTFYVILLTSGISLSTKDVNVTLQLETTSTQTIQPVEALAKVVFELELQVYGLARPSQVSLGENLRGESAIKSVNEIGTPVQYEFRITNLGRPLKSFANASLNINWPKENSVGKWLLYLTQISSKGVQSVHCSPVNEVNPLKHAKGWREPSRKRREAEHKALSTDGFPFLPKRRKYQTFTCSDGLKCVQIRCPLLGLDSTAVMVLNAHLWNTTFTEDYSSLNYLDIVVDATLSLTNFPENIGLKPEKPGTKVKLTVFLERKAEYFTKVAWWIIFLTVIALLLLLAVLGFLLWKRGCINCLAQNKKPSHDGDPNTETAPLKG